cttgtagcccatctgcttcatgaTTCATCATGTTGTACATTCAGAGATGCCTTTTTTGCAGACCTTTGCTGTAATGAGTTACAAGCAAGGTATGTTGCCTTTATATCAACTCAAAGCAGTCCAGCCATTGTCCTCTGACCTCTAGCTTCAAAGAACATGCCTCTCACTGGgtagtttctctttgtcagAAGAGATGAGTgtgtagatcagcagtttctgacaTACTCAGAAGCAGCCTGTCCAGCACCAAGAACTGCGCCACATTCACTTAAGTCACCTGTTTTTCCTGTCCTGAGgtttggtttgaacttcagcagcttgttttgaaaaGGTGTACCTACCAAAGTAGTTGGTGAATGTATTCTACACAGTCGTAACTGACTAAATAAACTTGACAACCTAAACCAGTGTAATTGGCTCAAACAAAACCAGTATGACTGGAACTTAAATTTTCCTGTTTACAATAGGGGATTTATTGCAGATAAGCACCGGTGGGGCTACTACATGTCAAGTGGTAGAGTGAGTAGGCAAACAGCTTGTGTTAAAAGGTTTAAGTGCCCTTGACTCACACATTTGAAAGCCAGAATTGCTCCTGATGTACAAAACCAGGGacaaaaaccaaactgaaaGATTTGCCCAGTGAATGTAAAGCACAGCTCGAACTATAAACACTAGCAAATTAATCATTAATTATATACAACCTGTTTTCAGAAAAGATGTGACattgtgtaaaatataaataaaacgtACAATATTTACGTTGCTCATGCTCAATTTGATTCTAACTAGATGTTTCAAAAGAGGTGGGATAGGGGTATGATTCCCTACGTGTTGCCTCATTTCTTCTTTTAGCAACAATGTGTAAGGGTTTGGGAGCTGAGGAGATCAGCTGATAACTTTTGAAAGTTTGATAGAGGATTTCACCTGTGCAACAGTTTAAGGCCCTAAAAATACACTAAATATTGTCCGGAGGGTGGCATGCttggactgcaggcagacgAGTTTCACAGCTGGGTTCTTTCACTGCGAAGCGATGCTGTTGCAGCATGTGCAGAATGTCTTCTGTATTGCACAATCTTACTAAAAAAACATAACCTGTATAAATCTTTCAGCATTAATAATAGCTTGACAAATGTGAAAGTTAACCAAGTCAAAAGATCACGCCCGTTCATTATTGGTTTCCAGCTTTCCTTGGATGACTCTAAATGGTAGCATGTAGTATGAGTGGCGGGAGGGCGCTGCAGTGTTTAGCACTGTTGCTCCACCCACCAACAGGGGCCTTTCTTTGTAGAGTTCACgtgttctctctgggtactcagacttcctcccacagtccggAGACATGCATGTTGGGTTAGGCTGCAGTAGCAGTGACAGTGTGAATAGTGATCTGTCTCTAGCCGCTCTTATCATTCATACATGTATTTCATTCCTGCAGAGCTAGAATAAATGACCAAAATATTTACCTTACGTGTTTCCCGTTAATGAGAGACAGTACACACAGGTTCACCATGTTCCAGGAAGTGCTGTTGTCGTAGCGCATCAGGTTGAGGGCCATGGCAACGTGGGAATGGCAGTTATCAAAGCATAGATTGTGCTTCgacaaaaagtaaataaataagtatttattattaaatcACTAATGTGTAAGGAGGGTGACTAGtgtcaaaatgaattaaataaatactttattatataatataattaattaattaaaactataattaaatattattacatatttaaaaatattttttaattgtaattaattaaacaaacatttaattcattttggcactgAAGGCCTTCCATAAACACAATCCAGAaatttgttaattaataagataATGCTAAATACAACAATCTTACCGGCCTGCATTTGTACTCCTCTGATGCATCGTGCACCGCTTTGTCCCATGTAGCTGCACCATTACCACACACTTTATCCACATCAAGCTTCCAGTACCTGCAGTATTGTTTTAAAGTAAACCAGTGAGTTAATGTGTTATCTCTGCTCCCACCTACTTGTTAAAAGACGATAATATCAACAATAAACTTACTTTGTGGGTCTACCAAACCCCATGTTATCCTCCTGGAAAGAGCGGAAATCAAGCATGTGAATTAGTGCTGTATGCAAATTTTAGTATGAtccaataccaagtaaatacagggccagtattgTCAATACCAACACCGATACTGATACTTTAAACTTATAAAGGTAGAAAAAGGCTAAACATATTTTATAACACAGTAGTACTGATCCAATACCAGTACCATATTCAAATTGCTTCCCACCTCTAATGCGAATCTATGCTTGAGACTCCTACTGAGAAGGTCTAGCACTTTAACATTAGTCTCTATGCGGTGATGTGAAAAACTCGATGCAAAAGCAGTGCTCACCGAGACAAAATATGACCCTGCGAAATCTCGTATGACTCCAGCAGAAGTGCATATGCCCATGTGACCGATGAAGGGGAGCACCCACCTGCAGGACGCACGCAAATGACACACGAGGCAATTACTGTACGTCTGAATGTCCAGCAAAACAACTAACGCAGTACCATTAAAAGGAAACAGTATTAGCGGATAAGATAAACATAGCCTCGTTTCATCTGCTGCCACAGAACAGGAGCAGGAATACTGCAGTAGCCTCTTACGTTAAAATGGGAATAGGTGTCCAGACAACGCAGAAAGGGTAGCGGCTGCTTTTTCTGTCGTTTTTTGGGAAATCACCGTGGTAGCTCATCATTACGTCGGTATCGTTCGCCTCCGCCATCACAGCCTAGAGTGACAGAGGGAGATGAACGGCAGTGACGCACAGCAGCGGAGGTACGCAGCCACCTCCGCCAACTGTCTGTCCGTGAACGCAGCACGGGCCATCTGTTCGTCGGTTGCGGCGTTTACGGTCGGCGAGGAGGGATTTAATATTAGCTGCAGAGCCCTAGCCGTTTACCTCTATAACAAAtctaaaaaatatgtattttttgtcgtTTTCATGTATTGCGATAGTCTTTATATCCATGCATGATGCTCTCATTTCACTGTAAAACTGACTGCTTTGTGTATTCTGCGTTTAATTCACCACATCAatgaaacatctgctaaacactTGCTTTTCCAGCCCAGCGTTGTTGCTACACAGTTACCTGCACTAGCTTCTCCCACAGATGGGTCACCTCATTACTGCGAAGCATACGGGCGCATGAGATGCTCACTTAACTTGCTTGTGATGTACCGTGCTCGCATTTGTTGCCCGACAGTCAGCAAAAAGAGCGGACACTGATGAATGGGGATCCTCCTAACCTAGATAAAACTAAGTGCTACTGTACGCGTTGTGTAACTGCCACGCTAAAAAGGGCAAACAGATGAAACAAACAATGAATCAAAAGGATACTGAGGTGGTGTTCAAtaatttttattctttgttctGTTTGCCACAAAGGTCTTACAGGATTCCTCAAAGAAAACGGAGCATCTCAAATTAATGAACAAATGAAAACGCATGGAAGCCTTAGTGATGCATGTAGCTGGGGACTCCATTCTTGAACATTTACCCTATCTAAGGGTAAAGAAGACCCAGCGAGCACTGGATGGCTTGTGGCTGTGCTCTTTTATTGCCCTGCATCTATGCTCAGAGAAGTCTCATGCAAGCAGGACTGAACACCTGGCTGCAGCAGAGGACTAATGCTAGATCCACGCAGCTAGTAGGCAGGAACCCTAACACTGCCCCCTTCCCCCCAAAAATGACATTGACACTTCATCTCAAATGATGTGTAATCAACAGgactagaagaaaaaaaactgtattaGAAAGCTGCTTTCTTTGACCTGTCAATAATCTATTGTAAGAAAACCTCTTAACTAAAAGGAGCCAAAGTTATGTTTCAATGAAACAAAGAAGTCGAACATTAATCCTTGGCTGTTTACGTGACAGATGGCAACCTTTGGCAGAAGaacccatgtttttttttttcttcctcctgacAGTTGTAAACTAAACAAAgcatataaatacatttcattagAGCAACTCTGGCAGCGTTCACAACTTAAAGAGCGAGTTAATTCTAGCCTTCCGGTGGCCAAAACTCCAACGGAAAATAGGATCGAGGCTAACTTAAATAACTTGGGTGTGCAGCCTTTCCGAGATGAGTGGGTACTGTGACGCTTTGCTCCGACTGCTGAGCAGACAGGAGTTGTAACAAATACGCCGTTTTCGGGTCAGAGATCTGATTCTGACCGCGTGGCCACACGCCGACCTGAAAATAGGTCACCAGATACGCGCCTCTCCAACATAAACCTGAGGAGCGATAAGTGCTGAACTCCTCCTTCTTTGTGAGAAAGTGGGGGAGTGAAGTTTGAAGGTGCTCTCCTCAAAGTCATCCCACTGCCACCGCAGGGTGGAGGGAGGGACGGGCTGAGGTGTTGTAGGTGCTTCAAAGGGGCGGGAAGGGTGCTGTCGCAACCCTCCATGAATTCCTCTCCCCCCAAAAGTGGTCTCCACCAGTCCTCTCACAGGACAGGGGAGGGTGATGCATAGTGCAGAGATGTGACACGACATTCACTCAATGTTCTGTCAGACGGGGCCGGGGAGGAGGGCGAGGGGATTTCAGATTCAAACAGGAGCTAGTAGAGTGCTTTGCTTCCTAAAATCCATTCTGCAGAAtggatgactgtttgcttaGCTGGGCCTGCACTGTACTTGTCCCTCTGAGCTGTCTTCATCGTCCGAACCATCTGGACCGACGCCACGCAGGCCTGTGATGCGATAGCCCATGTTAAGCAGCATGACCTCGAGCGGATCCGCGTTCATGCGCCGCTGATTAGCCTGAGCAGCTCCCTCCATGTCTTCCACTACACGCCCGTTTTCGCTGTCTGTCTGcagtatttaaaaagaaaaaaacaaaagaagtgatTAAATATAATTCCCACAGCATGACCCATCTTTTTAATTAATGCCATCTGCTTAACACACTCCCAAAGCATGTCAAGACCAAGTCTGCCAAGTCTGCACATAGAGGAGTTTCCTCTGTTTACCTCTGGCCTGGGGTTCCATAACCGAACGACAGGGTCGATACCGCTAGTAGCCAGGAAGCAGTAGCTGGGGTGCGGCTGTAGGCAGTTGACTATGGACTCATCCCCCTGCAGGATCCTCACAAGAttggttgtttctttttcccAGATAAAGAAAGAGCCATCATCCGAGCCACTTACAATATACTGGCCTTTGCTGTGGAGAAAAAGAATCCATTCAGACCTGCCTGATGAGCCACGTTCCTGGGACACAAACCTTTTACAGggaatttaaatatttactcgGAAAATTGTGCAATCGTTTTACATTGAACTTCTTTCATAGAATGTCGACTTCACTGTGCAGATGTGTACAGTACTGAGAACAGCTGAGGTGAAGGTTAAGCAACAGCAGCGTGCCATTTTCTACCGTCACTCAGCATACAGTACCTCCTTTGGCCCGTGGTATCAAAAACCAGTCTCGTTAAGCTGTTGAAGTGCACTCTGACTAATCAAACACATAATaaagttttgtgtttatttaaaggTAAACTAAATGAGCCACAGCGTGAGTTGGTGTTGATTATAACAGTCAGAATATATTCTAATGTCATGGGAAGCAGACGATTTAGTCACACTTTtgaacagcaaaaacaaacaactgctTCATAGTCCAACATCTCCTAAAAGTACGAACGACTAaagaaactaaacaaacaacTTGTTTAGATTTAGGTACTGTTGATTGTGTAAAACTAATAGAACAAAATtatgttaataaaaaaaaaaaaaaaagcccaaataGTAATCAAACAAAGAAGCTGTTAATCAGCCCCCCAAAAAGCTGCTCACACATATTAAAAATATGGCTGAGATAAAGAACACTTTACTCCTGTGCAGCTACTTTCAAAGCTGTTTGAGGATTTTGCTGCAAAAGAGGTTTGACTAGTTACTGAGTGCAAGGATGTTAATGTGTTATTAAAGGCTCGGCTTTATTTATAATTGCTTGAGCAGTGTGTCATTTAGATAAAGATCACATTACATTTCAGAGCTCATGACTGCCTCCTAGTGATGACACAGCAGCCTGGCAACGAGATTCACCCACCTTCCAAAAAAGTTGGCTTCTTTGATGTCGGTGGTGGTGTTACAGTGACCGCAGTATCTGTGTTTGTAGTCAAAGCTGCGCTCTCTCAGCTCCAGCTCATCTTCAGGAATGGACTCTTTCCGACTGAACGAGTGGAATCGGATGGAGCTGTTGGCCTTTTTGTCTTctgcatttaaagaaaaaagctttttttttttactgtaattcacacagattttaaaactaaaatataCACAAAGAAACGACACGTGTACTACAAAGCTGTTTTTTTAGTGAGCATACAATCATTGTAAATAATGGCAATTATCCAATGAAGTGTGATATAACTGTTTATTTCAAGATCTATCTGTGTAAATTCTCTGAGAGTTACTGAAAATTAGCCAAGAgctatttctttctttcccacCTGATTCTGACTTGGAGTAAAGAGCAGCCTTGATGTCTTTATCTAAGGCATCGCAGGCACTGCTGTGCGCCTGCTCTGGAAACTTCCCTTTGAAATCGTCCAAACACTCCAGAGCCTCAGCCACATATTTTAGCTCAAACAGACACCGTGCCAGCCTGAA
This sequence is a window from Oreochromis aureus strain Israel breed Guangdong linkage group 11, ZZ_aureus, whole genome shotgun sequence. Protein-coding genes within it:
- the LOC116329496 gene encoding transmembrane protein 222-like isoform X2; its protein translation is MAEANDTDVMMSYHGDFPKNDRKSSRYPFCVVWTPIPILTWVLPFIGHMGICTSAGVIRDFAGSYFVSEDNMGFGRPTKYWKLDVDKVCGNGAATWDKAVHDASEEYKCRPHNLCFDNCHSHVAMALNLMRYDNSTSWNMVNLCVLSLINGKHVSWAAFLKTWLPFVMLSGVLATFILTFNLQ
- the LOC116329496 gene encoding transmembrane protein 222-like isoform X1 translates to MAEANDTDVMMSYHGDFPKNDRKSSRYPFCVVWTPIPILTWVLPFIGHMGICTSAGVIRDFAGSYFVSVSTAFASSFSHHRIETNVKVLDLLSRSLKHRFALEEDNMGFGRPTKYWKLDVDKVCGNGAATWDKAVHDASEEYKCRPHNLCFDNCHSHVAMALNLMRYDNSTSWNMVNLCVLSLINGKHVSWAAFLKTWLPFVMLSGVLATFILTFNLQ